The following proteins are co-located in the Hyalangium minutum genome:
- a CDS encoding GtrA family protein, translating to MLETLMAWIMGDLSPSARIWTALGPALLACAYFILGLVAFCVRVAIKGVPQDEETLKRGSTILVGMFLRHYFFWVTQPLWKVIYRSGLPANALSMLSGLLGVSSGVAVAAGRFTLGGWLFLASGILDVMDGRIARIRKQANPAGAALDSVLDRYVDSAMLMGLAWYYRDNWVLLPVLVAFLGTSLVPYVRARGEGLGINIRGGAMQRLERVLFLGVGVALAPIFEAIWFPEQKHPMHWLAVVGIVFVAIMSNVTAFSRFRALVNALAPPPPTSRKRSGLAILGLNALAGAVATGVDFVSVLGMVEKLSFTPVIATALGCVLGGVVNYSMNRLLTFRSQSAVAPQLARYTLVSATSALLNAGGVALLTLHPQLAYTLGWWLARGAVYFAWNLPLQRDYVFNDPPEALMERPHAA from the coding sequence GTGCTTGAAACCCTGATGGCCTGGATCATGGGAGACCTCTCCCCTTCCGCGCGAATCTGGACGGCGCTCGGCCCGGCGCTGCTCGCGTGTGCCTACTTCATCCTGGGGCTCGTGGCGTTCTGCGTGCGCGTGGCCATCAAGGGCGTGCCGCAGGATGAGGAGACGCTCAAGCGCGGCAGCACCATCCTGGTGGGCATGTTCCTGCGCCACTACTTCTTCTGGGTCACCCAGCCCCTGTGGAAAGTGATTTACCGCTCGGGGCTGCCGGCCAACGCGCTGTCCATGCTGTCGGGCCTGCTGGGCGTGTCCTCGGGCGTGGCGGTGGCGGCGGGGCGCTTCACGCTGGGCGGCTGGCTCTTCCTGGCCTCCGGCATTCTGGACGTGATGGACGGGCGCATCGCCCGCATCCGCAAGCAGGCCAACCCGGCCGGCGCGGCGCTGGACTCGGTGCTGGACCGGTACGTGGACTCGGCCATGCTGATGGGCCTGGCCTGGTACTACCGGGACAACTGGGTGCTGCTGCCGGTGCTGGTGGCGTTCCTGGGCACCTCGCTGGTGCCGTACGTGCGCGCCCGCGGCGAGGGCCTGGGCATCAACATCCGCGGCGGCGCCATGCAGCGCCTGGAGCGGGTGCTCTTCCTGGGCGTGGGCGTGGCGCTGGCGCCCATCTTCGAGGCCATCTGGTTCCCCGAGCAGAAGCACCCCATGCACTGGCTGGCGGTGGTGGGCATCGTCTTCGTGGCCATCATGAGCAACGTGACGGCGTTCTCGCGGTTCCGGGCGCTCGTCAACGCGCTGGCGCCGCCTCCTCCTACGAGCCGCAAGCGCTCGGGGCTGGCAATCCTGGGCCTCAACGCGCTGGCGGGCGCGGTGGCCACGGGCGTGGACTTCGTGTCCGTGCTGGGAATGGTGGAGAAGCTGAGCTTCACGCCCGTCATCGCCACGGCGCTGGGGTGCGTGCTGGGTGGGGTGGTGAACTACTCGATGAACCGGCTGCTGACATTCCGCAGCCAGAGCGCGGTGGCGCCGCAGCTTGCCCGTTATACGTTGGTGAGCGCGACAAGCGCGCTGCTCAACGCGGGGGGTGTGGCGTTGCTCACGCTGCACCCGCAATTGGCGTACACGCTGGGATGGTGGTTGGCTCGAGGGGCGGTGTACTTCGCGTGGAACCTCCCCCTCCAGCGGGACTACGTCTTCAATGACCCGCCGGAGGCGCTCATGGAGCGCCCTCATGCGGCATGA
- a CDS encoding sterol desaturase family protein has translation MSRSYLRHQSGRMFENNFLEACSRVHPSVPFLFYIPLTLGLYAWSLYGGKTTLGYSALFVPLGVLTWLGMEYSLHRYFFHWEGNGPFTRRVHEITHGYHHKYPDDADRLVMPLGASIPLAIVIGGLLWLVGQPVATIPYFLGIVWGYLVYDFLHWSTHHRTPRTAWGKALRAHHMAHHFATPDRNFGISNMWVDILVGSGGRRPKRTEQPEQPEGQRPEVTSGVTE, from the coding sequence ATGAGCCGTTCCTACCTCCGCCATCAATCCGGCCGCATGTTCGAGAACAACTTTCTCGAGGCCTGCTCGAGAGTGCACCCATCGGTGCCGTTCCTCTTCTACATCCCGCTGACGCTGGGCTTGTATGCCTGGTCTCTCTACGGGGGAAAGACGACGCTGGGGTACAGCGCGCTGTTCGTGCCGCTGGGCGTGCTGACGTGGCTTGGCATGGAGTACAGCCTCCACCGCTACTTCTTCCACTGGGAGGGCAACGGTCCGTTCACGCGGCGGGTGCATGAGATTACCCACGGCTACCACCACAAGTACCCGGACGACGCGGACCGGCTGGTGATGCCGCTGGGCGCGAGCATCCCGCTGGCCATCGTGATTGGCGGACTGCTGTGGCTGGTGGGCCAGCCGGTGGCGACGATTCCGTACTTCCTGGGCATCGTCTGGGGCTACCTGGTGTACGACTTCCTCCACTGGTCCACGCACCACCGCACGCCGCGCACGGCGTGGGGCAAGGCGCTGCGCGCGCACCACATGGCGCACCACTTCGCCACGCCGGATCGCAACTTCGGCATCAGCAACATGTGGGTGGACATCCTGGTGGGCAGCGGTGGCCGCCGCCCCAAGCGGACCGAGCAGCCGGAGCAGCCGGAGGGCCAGCGCCCCGAGGTGACCTCCGGCGTGACGGAGTAG
- a CDS encoding protein-tyrosine phosphatase family protein, whose product MNVSLLREVHHVPGVRGWVRKQVLRSVARVVEWTTKLPGRGMNVSQVNDWLWVGGSVSRSQYAALKAQGITAVIDLRAERVDDAAALAALGIELLHLPVTDRYPPSVEQLMKGVEWALPRLKAGGKLYTHCEHGVGRGPLMGLAVLVAQGADVKEAYRALRERRWQATLNDRQLGGLADFTVAWEARKAPERVSLPPASPGATGT is encoded by the coding sequence GTGAACGTCTCGTTGCTACGAGAAGTGCACCACGTGCCGGGCGTGCGAGGGTGGGTGCGCAAGCAGGTGCTGCGCTCGGTGGCGCGCGTGGTGGAGTGGACGACGAAGCTCCCAGGGCGTGGAATGAACGTCTCCCAGGTGAACGACTGGCTGTGGGTGGGCGGCTCGGTGTCCCGCTCGCAGTACGCGGCGCTGAAGGCCCAGGGCATCACCGCGGTCATTGATTTGCGCGCCGAGCGCGTGGACGACGCGGCGGCGCTGGCGGCGCTCGGCATCGAGCTGCTGCACCTGCCGGTGACGGACCGGTATCCGCCGTCCGTGGAGCAGCTGATGAAGGGTGTGGAGTGGGCGCTGCCGCGGCTGAAGGCGGGGGGCAAGCTCTACACGCATTGCGAGCATGGCGTGGGCCGAGGCCCGCTGATGGGGCTGGCGGTGCTGGTGGCGCAGGGGGCCGATGTGAAGGAGGCGTACCGCGCGCTGCGCGAGCGCCGCTGGCAGGCCACCCTGAACGACCGGCAACTGGGAGGGCTCGCGGACTTCACCGTGGCGTGGGAGGCGAGGAAAGCCCCGGAGCGCGTCTCCCTTCCCCCCGCCTCACCGGGAGCCACCGGTACCTGA
- a CDS encoding DUF4091 domain-containing protein, which yields MRFFSASLLSVLVAGTVSAAPAVWTEGPLLKVGPSTPAQNLAPARLLAARNEFESFQIVIRGEAPVSGVRAKVGELTGPHGAKIPQSNVRLYREALINVTTPSGAIGAKGRFPDGLIPDVDEVDGQMRSAFPFDIPAGEAHALWVDVLVPLDAPAGLYTGTLQVSADGLDTQVPVELEVLGFTLPSTPTLSTAFRAWPAFVCLAHTGTADCGSPETAIELLSKYARLALDHRISLSNLFVLRRDPQDTGVVLGKNGEDWSGFDTAFSPLLNGTAATQLTGAKLTAVEYGWELSPEALASYGQHARDKGFLDRVFDYTADEPPYGSKWEDIAPRSAIVHAAVPDMRTLVTTNVNAATDNKLADSLDILVPVVNHMDAPFAPFAGNQRPRYEDFTRRGGELWLYQSCMSHGCSFGGAEEGASWPSYMVDVSAPRNRAMQWVDFAYGATGELYYETVLAYDRDPWADQFTFSGNGDGTLLYPGKPSKIGGSSEVPVPSLRLKHIRDGIEDYEYLTLLAKLGDRALAEKLAREVVPTAHRISENPNVILEARRTAGRRIAELSAQAAPG from the coding sequence ATGCGTTTCTTCTCCGCCTCCCTGCTCTCTGTGCTCGTCGCGGGCACTGTCTCCGCCGCGCCCGCGGTCTGGACTGAAGGCCCGCTCCTCAAAGTGGGTCCCTCGACACCGGCCCAGAACCTCGCGCCCGCTCGCCTCTTGGCGGCTCGCAACGAGTTCGAGTCCTTCCAGATCGTCATCCGCGGGGAGGCCCCCGTCTCCGGCGTTCGCGCGAAGGTCGGCGAACTGACTGGCCCCCATGGCGCGAAGATCCCTCAGTCGAATGTGCGCCTCTACCGCGAGGCGCTCATCAACGTCACCACGCCATCGGGCGCGATCGGCGCCAAGGGGCGCTTTCCGGATGGCCTCATCCCAGATGTGGACGAGGTGGACGGCCAGATGCGCTCCGCTTTCCCCTTCGATATTCCCGCGGGTGAGGCGCACGCCCTCTGGGTGGATGTCCTCGTGCCCCTGGATGCACCGGCCGGCCTCTACACCGGCACCCTCCAGGTCTCCGCGGACGGGCTCGACACCCAGGTCCCCGTGGAGCTCGAGGTCCTCGGCTTCACCCTGCCCTCCACCCCAACGCTCTCGACGGCCTTCCGCGCCTGGCCCGCGTTCGTCTGCCTCGCTCACACGGGCACGGCCGACTGCGGGAGCCCCGAGACGGCCATCGAGCTGCTCTCGAAGTACGCGCGGCTTGCGCTCGATCACCGCATCTCGCTCTCGAACCTCTTCGTCCTGCGCCGCGATCCCCAAGACACCGGAGTGGTGCTCGGCAAGAACGGCGAGGACTGGTCGGGCTTCGATACGGCTTTCAGCCCGCTCCTGAACGGCACCGCGGCGACACAGCTCACCGGCGCGAAGCTCACCGCTGTCGAGTATGGCTGGGAACTCTCCCCCGAGGCGCTCGCGTCCTATGGCCAGCACGCCCGTGACAAGGGCTTTTTGGACCGCGTCTTCGACTACACCGCCGACGAGCCTCCTTATGGAAGCAAGTGGGAGGACATCGCGCCCCGGTCCGCCATCGTCCACGCCGCCGTCCCGGACATGCGCACGCTCGTCACCACGAACGTCAACGCCGCCACCGACAACAAGCTCGCGGACAGCCTCGACATCCTCGTGCCCGTCGTGAACCACATGGATGCACCCTTCGCCCCGTTCGCCGGCAATCAGCGGCCTCGCTACGAGGACTTCACCCGCCGGGGCGGAGAGCTCTGGCTGTACCAGAGCTGCATGAGCCACGGCTGCTCGTTCGGCGGCGCGGAGGAGGGCGCGTCCTGGCCGAGCTACATGGTCGATGTCTCCGCGCCTCGCAACCGCGCCATGCAGTGGGTCGACTTCGCGTACGGCGCGACGGGCGAGCTCTATTACGAGACCGTGCTCGCCTATGACCGTGACCCGTGGGCGGACCAGTTCACCTTCAGCGGCAACGGCGATGGCACGCTGCTCTACCCCGGCAAGCCTTCGAAGATCGGCGGCAGCTCCGAGGTCCCCGTGCCCTCGCTGCGGCTCAAGCACATCCGCGACGGCATCGAGGACTACGAGTACCTGACCCTGCTGGCGAAGCTGGGGGACCGGGCGCTCGCGGAGAAGCTCGCGCGAGAGGTCGTCCCCACGGCCCACCGCATCAGCGAGAACCCGAACGTCATCCTCGAGGCGCGCCGCACCGCAGGCCGCCGGATCGCGGAGCTCAGCGCCCAGGCCGCTCCGGGCTGA
- a CDS encoding alkaline phosphatase D family protein has protein sequence MAFHFDRNCRLLGPFIGHTTETEARIWLHVADLKPGERRTLHVTLHPDRPNARAVQRLTLTVSEEDCGVGVVNISGLEPDTLYVYRLTWDEAGLAPIDPGGLAPEELCFRTLPRAGFNQQLDFLVMSCHNPETAVRDGANGFAVWEQMPEIIAHNKNVRFALLMGDQIYADDIERKALREEDPLKRVKLYLGIYRKYWSDLRYRRVLCRLPAYLMWDDHDITDGWGSREDSFEEAQSDEFKPSWKGMFQSARTAFQHMQASRNPPPLSPGYQEGFDTCFRVGRAGFVLPDLRSHRNVRQGRIWTEAQQAAVERWVASERENLDVLFFCSSVVFSHGHHGLEALMRSGWPYVLQAVSWMGSIRYAGLRSMASSFHKNIGDLRDDLNDSWGAEPNRRAADRMLDFLFGLQNPPKGQRPLSVVVLAGDIHTPGYSTLYSSDPAHRERPSIPHVVASPVSYQPFSWMAEAVYRRLTRVVTLGERGVYSAQVSHHFSQRNVVVTSLRNVAADEWHLKVKFYLEGYPEPRILLFDLHRTSGREDIPWPQAREPSLLG, from the coding sequence ATGGCCTTCCACTTCGACCGGAACTGCCGGCTGCTGGGCCCGTTCATCGGCCACACCACCGAGACGGAGGCCCGCATCTGGCTGCACGTGGCGGACCTGAAGCCCGGCGAGCGCCGCACGCTCCATGTCACCCTCCATCCGGACCGGCCGAACGCTCGCGCCGTGCAGCGGCTGACGCTCACCGTCTCCGAGGAGGACTGTGGCGTGGGCGTGGTCAACATCTCGGGGCTGGAGCCAGACACGCTCTACGTGTACCGGCTGACGTGGGACGAGGCAGGGCTGGCACCGATTGACCCCGGGGGCCTGGCGCCCGAGGAGCTGTGCTTCCGGACGCTGCCCCGGGCTGGCTTCAACCAGCAGCTCGATTTCCTGGTGATGAGCTGCCACAACCCGGAGACGGCGGTGCGCGATGGGGCGAACGGCTTCGCGGTATGGGAGCAGATGCCGGAGATCATCGCGCACAACAAGAACGTGCGCTTCGCGCTGCTGATGGGCGATCAGATCTACGCGGACGACATCGAGCGGAAAGCGCTGCGAGAGGAAGACCCGCTCAAGCGCGTGAAGCTGTACCTGGGCATCTACCGCAAGTACTGGAGCGACTTGCGCTACCGACGGGTGCTGTGTCGGCTGCCCGCCTATCTGATGTGGGACGACCACGACATCACGGATGGGTGGGGCTCGCGGGAGGACTCCTTCGAGGAGGCGCAGTCGGATGAGTTCAAGCCCTCGTGGAAGGGGATGTTCCAGTCGGCGCGGACGGCGTTCCAGCACATGCAGGCCTCGCGCAACCCGCCGCCGCTGTCGCCGGGGTACCAGGAGGGCTTCGACACATGCTTCCGGGTGGGGCGTGCGGGCTTCGTGCTGCCGGACCTGCGCAGCCACCGCAACGTGCGGCAGGGTCGCATCTGGACAGAGGCGCAGCAGGCCGCGGTGGAGCGGTGGGTGGCGTCGGAGCGGGAGAACCTGGACGTACTGTTCTTCTGCAGCAGCGTCGTGTTCTCGCACGGGCACCACGGGCTGGAGGCGCTGATGCGGAGCGGCTGGCCGTACGTGCTGCAGGCGGTGTCGTGGATGGGCTCCATCCGCTACGCGGGCCTGCGCAGCATGGCGAGCAGCTTCCACAAGAACATCGGAGACCTGCGGGATGATCTGAACGACAGCTGGGGTGCCGAGCCGAACCGGCGAGCCGCGGATCGGATGCTGGACTTCCTGTTCGGCCTGCAGAACCCGCCGAAGGGGCAGCGGCCGCTGAGCGTGGTGGTGCTGGCGGGGGACATCCACACGCCAGGGTACTCGACGCTGTACTCGTCGGATCCAGCGCACCGGGAACGGCCGTCCATTCCGCACGTGGTGGCGTCTCCGGTGTCCTATCAGCCGTTCAGCTGGATGGCGGAGGCGGTGTACCGGCGGCTGACGCGCGTGGTGACGCTGGGGGAGCGAGGCGTGTACAGCGCGCAGGTGAGTCACCACTTCTCGCAGCGCAATGTGGTGGTGACGTCGCTGCGCAACGTGGCGGCGGACGAGTGGCACCTCAAGGTGAAGTTCTACCTGGAGGGCTACCCGGAACCGCGCATCCTGCTGTTCGACTTGCACCGCACCTCGGGCCGCGAGGACATTCCCTGGCCCCAGGCGCGCGAGCCAAGCTTGCTGGGGTGA
- a CDS encoding cysteine desulfurase-like protein: MPSPFAEHFPALRSGFSFLDNAAGAQVPSHTIEAITQFLSQGSCNVGQPYPASRVATEIKAQARAATADFLHCKPEEVMLGTSATALTFQLARAFSRIFQPGDEIVVSELEHESNASPWRSLEAQGVHIKVWKARWPAGQLEPSQLRSLLTPRTRLIAVTAASNSVGSTPELAAVSELARTVGAWVIVDAVHSSPHHLPDVQRWGADFAVFSPYKVFGPHLGCMYVRQELLPRLPADRLWFIPEDSPQKFEPGTANHEGLAGWLGTLRYVREVLGDGSTGRQGLEQAWRRIESLERPLLENALERLLRHPRVTLYGPPEPQGRVATFCFNVPGLSPRAVAEHLAQNGVAVAAGHYYATLAAQALGIMPEGAVRASLLHYNTLEDIDRLLAALDTLP, from the coding sequence ATGCCCTCTCCCTTCGCCGAGCACTTCCCCGCCCTGCGCTCGGGCTTCAGCTTCCTCGACAACGCCGCAGGCGCCCAGGTGCCCTCGCACACCATCGAGGCCATCACCCAGTTCCTCTCCCAGGGGAGCTGCAACGTGGGCCAGCCGTACCCAGCCTCCCGCGTTGCCACGGAGATCAAAGCCCAGGCACGCGCTGCCACTGCGGACTTCCTCCACTGCAAGCCCGAGGAGGTCATGCTCGGCACCAGCGCCACCGCGCTCACCTTCCAGCTCGCCCGCGCCTTCTCGCGCATCTTCCAGCCGGGCGATGAGATTGTCGTCTCCGAGCTCGAGCACGAGTCCAACGCCAGCCCGTGGCGCTCGCTCGAGGCGCAAGGTGTCCACATCAAGGTGTGGAAGGCCCGCTGGCCCGCGGGGCAGCTGGAGCCCTCCCAGCTCCGCTCGCTGCTCACGCCACGCACGCGGCTCATTGCCGTGACGGCCGCTTCCAACTCGGTGGGAAGCACTCCGGAGCTCGCCGCTGTCTCGGAGCTGGCTCGAACCGTGGGCGCCTGGGTCATCGTGGATGCCGTGCACTCCAGCCCTCACCACCTGCCAGACGTGCAGCGCTGGGGCGCGGACTTCGCCGTGTTCTCGCCCTATAAGGTCTTCGGCCCCCACCTCGGGTGCATGTACGTGCGCCAGGAGCTGCTGCCCAGGCTGCCAGCGGATCGGCTGTGGTTCATCCCGGAGGACAGCCCTCAGAAGTTCGAGCCCGGCACCGCCAACCACGAGGGCCTCGCAGGCTGGCTCGGCACGTTGCGCTACGTGAGAGAAGTGCTCGGGGACGGAAGTACCGGACGCCAGGGCCTGGAACAAGCCTGGCGCCGCATCGAATCCCTCGAGCGCCCCCTGCTCGAGAACGCCCTGGAGCGCCTGCTGCGTCATCCCCGCGTGACGCTCTATGGTCCCCCCGAACCCCAGGGCCGCGTGGCCACCTTCTGCTTCAACGTGCCGGGCCTCTCTCCCCGGGCCGTAGCCGAGCACCTCGCCCAGAACGGCGTGGCCGTGGCGGCGGGCCACTACTACGCCACCCTGGCCGCGCAGGCGCTCGGCATCATGCCCGAGGGAGCAGTGCGGGCCTCTCTGCTCCACTACAACACCCTCGAGGACATCGACCGTCTCCTCGCAGCCCTGGATACTCTCCCGTAG